In Synergistaceae bacterium DZ-S4, one genomic interval encodes:
- a CDS encoding GntR family transcriptional regulator: MTHDHEKASWTKAYEWIRDAIESGELEMGTPLPENLLAREIGVSRTPIREALRSLEQDGYVKIIPQKGAFVSEISLEDLKEIYDIRKLLEPFAALSAVNRIPDGEIDEMERGWKALKRAVLAGEVSLSKVSEMDLLLHMTITKYATNKRIGAIITTYHAQIQRFQKLSAQSLANIHETIGQHVEILEKLRERDARGLSSLLYEHIAKSESNIMKDYFLK; the protein is encoded by the coding sequence TTGACACACGACCATGAAAAAGCCAGCTGGACAAAAGCATACGAATGGATCCGTGACGCAATTGAATCAGGGGAACTTGAAATGGGCACACCCTTGCCGGAGAACCTTCTTGCCAGGGAGATAGGGGTCAGCAGGACACCTATCCGTGAGGCACTAAGGAGTTTGGAACAGGACGGATACGTCAAGATAATTCCCCAAAAAGGCGCATTTGTATCAGAAATATCCCTCGAAGACCTGAAAGAGATATACGACATTCGCAAACTTCTGGAACCCTTTGCAGCACTCTCTGCAGTCAATAGGATACCCGATGGGGAGATCGACGAGATGGAAAGAGGCTGGAAAGCCCTAAAAAGGGCAGTGCTGGCTGGGGAAGTATCTCTCTCTAAGGTCTCAGAAATGGATCTCCTCCTCCACATGACGATCACCAAATATGCGACCAATAAACGGATCGGCGCGATCATAACCACATACCATGCCCAGATCCAGCGCTTCCAGAAACTTTCTGCACAGTCCCTCGCGAACATCCACGAAACGATCGGCCAGCACGTTGAGATATTGGAAAAACTTCGTGAGAGGGATGCCAGGGGCCTCTCTTCTCTGCTCTACGAACATATCGCAAAAAGCGAGAGCAATATAATGAAGGATTATTTCCTCAAGTAA